CCGATGGCCTTTGCCCATAACGTGGAGAAGGAATACGAGCGCAACGGCGAGCGCTACCGCTTCCTCAAGTGGGGCCAGCAGGCGTTCAAGAACTTCCGCGTCGTGCCGCCCGGCACCGGCATCTGCCACCAGGTGAACCTCGAATATCTCGGCCAGGCCGTGTGGACCAAGGAAGAGGACGGCGCGACCGTCGCCTTCCCCGACACCTGCGTCGGCACCGATTCGCACACCACCATGATCAACGGCCTCGGCGTGCTCGGCTGGGGCGTCGGCGGCATCGAGGCCGAGGCCGCCATGCTCGGCCAGCCGATCTCCATGCTGCTGCCGGAAGTCATCGGCTTCAAGCTGACCGGCCGGATGAAGGAAGGCGTCACCGCCACCGACCTCGTGCTCACCGTGGTGCAGATGCTGCGCCAGAAGGGCGTGGTCGGCAAGTTCGTCGAGTTCTACGGCGACGGCCTCGATCACCTGACGCTGGCCGACGCCGCGACCATCGGCAACATGGGCCCGGAATACGGCGCCACCTGCGGCTTCTTCCCGATCGACTCGGAAACGCTGAACTATCTCGACATGACCGGCCGCGACGCCGACCGCATCGCGCTGGTCGAGGCCTATGCGAAGGAACAGGGCATGTTCCGCGAGACCGGCTCCGAGCACCCGGTCTTCACCGACACGCTGGAACTCGATCTCGGCGACGTGGTTCCCTCCATGGCCGGGCCGAAGCGCCCCGAGGGACGCCAGGCGCTGGAGACCGTCGGCGCCAAGTTCCGCGAGGCCTTCGAGAAGGAATACAAGAAGAACCCGGCCGAGCTGGACAAGCGCTATGCCGTCGAGGGCGAGGACTACGATCTCGGCCATGGCGACGTGGCGATCGCCGCCATCACCTCGTGCACCAACACGTCGAACCCGAGCGTGCTGATCGGCGCCGGCCTGCTGGCCAAGAAGGCCAACGAGCTCGGCCTGAAGCAGAAGCCCTGGGTCAAGACCTCGCTGGCGCCCGGCTCGCAGGTGGTCGCCGAGTATCTCGAGAATTCCGGCCTGCAGAAGGAACTCGACAAGCTCGGCTTCAACCTGGTCGGCTTCGGCTGCACCACCTGTATCGGCAACTCCGGCCCGCTCAACGCGCCGATCTCCAAGACGATCAACGACAAGGGCCTGATCGCCGCCGGCGTGCTCTCCGGCAACCGCAACTTCGAGGGCCGCATCTCGCCCGACGTGCAGGCGAACTACCTCGCCTCGCCGCCGCTGGTCGTCGCCTACGCGCTGGCCGGCACGGTCAATATCGACCTGTCGAAGGAGCCGATCGGCCAGGACAAGGACGGCAATGACGTGTTCCTGAAGGACATCTGGCCCTCCAACAAGGAGATCCAGGAATTCATCATGAAATACGTCACGCGCGACATCTTCGAGAAGAAGTATGCCGACGTGTTCAAGGGCGACGAGAACTGGCAGAAGGTGCAGGCGCCGAGCGGCCAGACCTATGCCTGGGACGACAGTTCGACCTATGTCCAGAACCCGCCTTACTTCACCGGCATGAGCAAGACCGCCGGCAAGATCGGCGACATCAGGGATGCCCGCATCCTCGGCCTGTTCGGCGACAAGATCACCACCGACCACATTTCACCGGCCGGCTCGATCAAGGCGCAGTCCCCGGCGGGCGCCTACCTCATGGACCACGGCGTCGGCGTCGCCGACTTCAACCAGTACGGCACCCGGCGCGGCAACCACGAGGTGATGATGCGCGGCACCTTCGCCAATATCCGCATCCGCAACCACATGCTGGGCGAGAACGGGCGCGAGGGCGGCTACACGATCCACTATCCCTCCAAGGAGGAGATGCCGATCTACGACGCCGCCATGAAGTACAAGGAAGAGGGCCGTCCGCTGGTCATCTTCGCCGGCGGCGAATACGGCAACGGCTCGTCGCGCGACTGGGCGGCCAAGGGCACCAACCTGCTCGGTGTCAAGGCGGTGATCGCGCAGTCCTTCGAGCGCATCCACCGCTCAAACCTGGTCGGCATGGGCGTCGTGCCCTTCGTTCTCGAGGAGGGAACGAGCTGGCAGTCGCTGGGGCTCAAGGGCGACGAGACCGTGACCATCGAGGGCCTCGCCGACGTCAAGCCGCGCGACAAGGTGATCGCCAAGGTCACCTATGCCGACGGCACGGTGAAGGAGGTTCCGCTGATCTGCCGCATCGACACGGCCGACGAGCTCGACTACGTCCACAATGGCGGCATCCTGCAATACGTGCTGCGCGACCTCGCCGCGTAGGCGGCAGTCCGCATCGCCGAAAGGACAGGGCCGGGGCGGCAACGCCCCGGCCTTTTTGCTGTCCGATTTTCCGCGCGGAACTGTCTCATTTGCGAGACAGTCCGGCCCTGTCGCCTCCTCGCGGTTTTGACGCCACGGCAGGCGGTGATAGTCTTGCGGACCGCCGTTCGGGGAGGAGGACCCAGTGACGCGAACCAGCCATGCGGACATGGTCATCGAGACCGTCCAGTCGTCATCCGCTGCCGCGGTTTCCAGCCTCGCCGCGTCGTGGCGGCGCTCGCTCGTCAAGCACGGGCTGGACCCGGCCAGCCCGCGCGCGCCGGACCGGGTGGACGCGGCGACGCTCAAGCACCGCCGCGCCGCGCTCGATCGGCTGATGGCCATCGCCCAGCCGCGGCTCGACCAGCTATTCGGTCTGGTCGGCAATTCGGGATGCGGCGTGCTGCTGACCGACGCCGACGGGGTGGTGCTCGACCAGCGCGTCGCCCCGGGCGATGCCGAAACCTTCGAGAGCTGGGGGCTGTGCACCGGCGCGGTGTGGAGCGAGGAGACCGAGGGCACCAACGGCATCGGCACCTGCCTGGTGGAACGCCGGCAGGTGGTCATCCACCGCAGCGAGCACTTCCTCGCCCGCAACACCGCCATGAGCTGCATGGACGCGCCGATCCACGGCGCCGACGGGCGGCTGATCGGCGCGCTCGACGTGTCGTCCTGCCGGGCGGACCAGACCGAGGGCTTCGCGCGGCTAATCGCGGCCACCGTCGCCCAGACCGCGCGCCAGATCGAGAACGACAATTTCCGCGCCGCCTTTCCGGAGGCGCGCATCATCGTCGCCTCCGAGCGCGACGCCAACGACGCCGTGCTGCTGGCGGTGGACGAGGACGACATCGTCATCGGCGCGACCCACGCGGCGCGACGGATCTTCGGCCTCGGTTCCGAAGTCGAACTCCGGCCGCAGCCGGCCTCCGACCTGCTCGGGCGTTCGACCGGGGCCACCGGCTTCGAGCGGGCCGAGCGCGCCGCGCTGAAGCGGGCGCTGGCGCGCGCCGGCGGCAACCACACCCGCGCGGCCCGCGCGCTCGGCATCAGCCGCGCCACGCTCTACCGCCGCCTCAAGCGCCTCGGGGCCGACTGAGCGGCCCGGACTGTCTCGCATCCGAGACAGTCGGCACGCTGCACTCCTCCGCCGGGGCTGACCGCCCGGCCCGTTCCGTCGTAGCGGAATCGGACGCCGGAACGGTCCGGCACAGGAGGAGAAGATCCATGAATGTCATGACCAGGCCCGAGGCGGGCCAGACCGCCTCGCCCTTCAAGACCCGCTACGACAATTTCATCGGCGGCCGGTTCGTCGCGCCGAGCAAGGGACGCTACTTCGAGAACGTCACGCCGGTCACCGGGCAGGTGATCTGCGAGGTCGCGCGCTCGGATGCCGACGACATCGAGATGGCGCTCGACGCCGCCCATGCCGCGAAGGACGCCTGGGGCCGCACGGCGCCGGCCGAACGCGCGCAGGCGCTGCTCAGGATCGCCGACGCGATGGAACGGAACGCCGAGCTGCTCGCCGCCTGCGAGACATGGGACAACGGCAAGCCGATCCGCGAGACCACGGCCGCCGACATTCCGCTGGCGATCGACCATTTCCGCTATTTCGCCTCCGCCGTGCGCGTGCAGGAGGGCACGATGGGCGAGCTCGACGACGACACCGTCGCCTACCACTTCCACGAGCCGCTCGGCGTGGTCGGCCAGATCATCCCGTGGAACTTCCCGCTGCTGATGGCGGCATGGAAGCTGGCGCCCGCGCTCGCCGCCGGCAACTGCGTGGTCCTCAAGCCCGCCGAGCAGACGCCGGCCACGATCATGGTCTTCGCCGAGCTGATCGCCGACATACTGCCCGCCGGCGTGCTCAACATCGTCAACGGCTTCGGGCTGGAGGCCGGCAAGCCGCTGGCCTCGTCGCCGCGCATCGCCAAGGTGGCGTTCACCGGCGAGACCTCGACCGGCCGGCTGATCATGCAGTACGCCGCCGAGAACATCATCCCGGTGACGCTGGAGCTGGGCGGCAAGTCGCCGAACATCTTCTTCCGCGACGTGATGGCCGAGGACGACGCCTTCCTCGACAAGGCCATCGAGGGCTTCGTCATGTTCGCGCTCAACCAGGGCGAGGTCTGCACCTGCCCGTCGCGAGCGCTGATCCACGAGGACATCTACGACGCCTTCATGGAACGCGCCATCGCGCGCACCGAGGCGATCGTGCAGGGCGACCCGCGCGCCATGGAGACGATGATCGGGGCCCAGGCCAGTTCCGAGCAGAAGGAGAAGATCCTCTCCTATTTCGACATCGGGCGGCAGGAAGGCGCGGAGGTGCTGACCGGCGGCGAGGCGGCCGATCTCGGCGGCGAGCTGTCCGGCGGCTACTACATCAAGCCGACCATCCTGAAGGGGCACAACCGGATGCGGGTCTTCCAGGAGGAGATCTTCGGGCCGGTGGTGTCGGTGACGACCTTCCGGGACGAGAACGAGGCGCTGGAGATCGCCAACGACACGCTCTACGGCCTCGGCGCCGGCGTGTGGTCGCGCGACCAGAACACCTGCTACCGCTTCGGCCGCCACATCCAGGCGGGCCGCGTCTGGGTCAACAACTACCATGCCTATCCGGCGCATTCGGCCTTCGGCGGCTACAAGCAGTCGGGCATCGGGCGCGAGACCCACAAGATGATGCTCGATCACTACCAGCAGACCAAGAACATGCTGGTCAGCTACAACCCGAACCGGCTCGGCTTCTTCTGACCGCGTCCTCCCGGGACAGGAGGGGCCCCCGGCACGGGGGCCCCGGCCCGCGACAGCAAGGAGTCCGACCGTGACAGGCAAGCCCAACAGGGTCGAGGCGACCGCCGAAGCGCGCGACCTGATCGCCGAAATCCGGCGCGACCATCCCGACATCATCGTCCACCAGTCCGGCGGCTGCT
This portion of the Oricola thermophila genome encodes:
- the acnA gene encoding aconitate hydratase AcnA, whose translation is MSKIDSFKCRKTLNVGGKEYVYYSLAEAEKNGLEGISRLPYSMKVLLENLLRNEDGRSVTKADIQAVANWLNDKGKAGYEIAYRPARVLMQDFTGVPAVVDLAAMRDAMVALGGDPEKINPLVPVDLVIDHSVIVDEFGTPMAFAHNVEKEYERNGERYRFLKWGQQAFKNFRVVPPGTGICHQVNLEYLGQAVWTKEEDGATVAFPDTCVGTDSHTTMINGLGVLGWGVGGIEAEAAMLGQPISMLLPEVIGFKLTGRMKEGVTATDLVLTVVQMLRQKGVVGKFVEFYGDGLDHLTLADAATIGNMGPEYGATCGFFPIDSETLNYLDMTGRDADRIALVEAYAKEQGMFRETGSEHPVFTDTLELDLGDVVPSMAGPKRPEGRQALETVGAKFREAFEKEYKKNPAELDKRYAVEGEDYDLGHGDVAIAAITSCTNTSNPSVLIGAGLLAKKANELGLKQKPWVKTSLAPGSQVVAEYLENSGLQKELDKLGFNLVGFGCTTCIGNSGPLNAPISKTINDKGLIAAGVLSGNRNFEGRISPDVQANYLASPPLVVAYALAGTVNIDLSKEPIGQDKDGNDVFLKDIWPSNKEIQEFIMKYVTRDIFEKKYADVFKGDENWQKVQAPSGQTYAWDDSSTYVQNPPYFTGMSKTAGKIGDIRDARILGLFGDKITTDHISPAGSIKAQSPAGAYLMDHGVGVADFNQYGTRRGNHEVMMRGTFANIRIRNHMLGENGREGGYTIHYPSKEEMPIYDAAMKYKEEGRPLVIFAGGEYGNGSSRDWAAKGTNLLGVKAVIAQSFERIHRSNLVGMGVVPFVLEEGTSWQSLGLKGDETVTIEGLADVKPRDKVIAKVTYADGTVKEVPLICRIDTADELDYVHNGGILQYVLRDLAA
- a CDS encoding GAF domain-containing protein, translated to MVIETVQSSSAAAVSSLAASWRRSLVKHGLDPASPRAPDRVDAATLKHRRAALDRLMAIAQPRLDQLFGLVGNSGCGVLLTDADGVVLDQRVAPGDAETFESWGLCTGAVWSEETEGTNGIGTCLVERRQVVIHRSEHFLARNTAMSCMDAPIHGADGRLIGALDVSSCRADQTEGFARLIAATVAQTARQIENDNFRAAFPEARIIVASERDANDAVLLAVDEDDIVIGATHAARRIFGLGSEVELRPQPASDLLGRSTGATGFERAERAALKRALARAGGNHTRAARALGISRATLYRRLKRLGAD
- the adh gene encoding aldehyde dehydrogenase, yielding MTRPEAGQTASPFKTRYDNFIGGRFVAPSKGRYFENVTPVTGQVICEVARSDADDIEMALDAAHAAKDAWGRTAPAERAQALLRIADAMERNAELLAACETWDNGKPIRETTAADIPLAIDHFRYFASAVRVQEGTMGELDDDTVAYHFHEPLGVVGQIIPWNFPLLMAAWKLAPALAAGNCVVLKPAEQTPATIMVFAELIADILPAGVLNIVNGFGLEAGKPLASSPRIAKVAFTGETSTGRLIMQYAAENIIPVTLELGGKSPNIFFRDVMAEDDAFLDKAIEGFVMFALNQGEVCTCPSRALIHEDIYDAFMERAIARTEAIVQGDPRAMETMIGAQASSEQKEKILSYFDIGRQEGAEVLTGGEAADLGGELSGGYYIKPTILKGHNRMRVFQEEIFGPVVSVTTFRDENEALEIANDTLYGLGAGVWSRDQNTCYRFGRHIQAGRVWVNNYHAYPAHSAFGGYKQSGIGRETHKMMLDHYQQTKNMLVSYNPNRLGFF